One genomic segment of Rhodothermales bacterium includes these proteins:
- the prfB gene encoding peptide chain release factor 2 (programmed frameshift), which yields MDPQLLERIHALGGYLDVAHRRDKLAELQQKRLDPTFWDDPYSAQQVEQDIAAEKEWVDAYDALVQRQEDIETLAEMQAEADDADLSDEIERESEALRQALDALELRGMLAGPDDHRNAILTIHPGAGGTEAQDWGEMLLRMYTRWADTQGYKTEMLEYQPGEGAGIKSASLRIEGRFAYGYLKAENGVHRLVRISPFDSSGRRHTSFTSVFVYPEVDDSIQVDVKPADLELQKFHSGGKGGQNVNKVETGVRYIWTGQLSNGEDARVVAECTEERSQLQNRERALTMLKSRIYQLEQDIKEAAKNEQEASKKKIEWGSQIRSYVFQPYTMVNDHRTETKVTDVQSVMDGDLEPFIKAFLLQEGLSQD from the exons ATGGACCCCCAACTGTTAGAGCGCATCCACGCGCTCGGAGGCTATCTT GACGTCGCTCATCGACGGGACAAGCTGGCCGAACTCCAGCAAAAGCGCCTCGACCCGACGTTCTGGGACGACCCCTACTCGGCGCAGCAAGTAGAGCAGGACATCGCGGCCGAGAAGGAGTGGGTGGACGCCTACGACGCGCTCGTGCAGCGGCAGGAAGACATCGAGACCCTCGCCGAGATGCAGGCCGAGGCCGACGACGCCGACCTCTCCGACGAGATCGAGCGGGAGTCCGAGGCGCTGCGGCAGGCGCTCGACGCGCTCGAACTGCGCGGCATGCTCGCCGGGCCGGACGACCACCGCAACGCGATCCTCACGATCCACCCCGGCGCGGGCGGCACCGAAGCCCAGGACTGGGGCGAGATGCTGCTGCGGATGTACACCCGCTGGGCCGATACGCAGGGCTATAAGACCGAGATGCTGGAATACCAGCCGGGAGAAGGCGCGGGCATCAAGAGCGCCTCGCTCCGCATCGAGGGTCGCTTCGCCTACGGCTACCTCAAGGCCGAGAACGGCGTCCACCGCCTCGTCCGCATCTCGCCGTTCGACTCGTCGGGCCGCCGCCACACCTCGTTCACGAGCGTGTTCGTCTATCCCGAAGTCGACGACTCGATCCAGGTCGACGTCAAGCCGGCGGATCTGGAGCTTCAGAAGTTCCACTCCGGCGGGAAGGGCGGGCAGAACGTGAACAAGGTCGAGACCGGCGTCCGCTACATCTGGACCGGCCAGCTCTCGAATGGAGAAGACGCCCGCGTCGTGGCCGAGTGCACCGAGGAGCGGAGCCAGCTTCAGAACCGCGAGCGCGCGCTGACGATGCTCAAGAGCCGGATCTACCAGCTCGAACAAGACATCAAAGAGGCGGCGAAGAACGAACAGGAGGCGTCGAAGAAGAAGATCGAGTGGGGCAGCCAGATCCGCTCGTACGTCTTCCAGCCCTACACGATGGTCAACGACCACCGCACCGAGACGAAGGTGACGGACGTGCAGAGCGTGATGGACGGCGACCTCGAACCGTTCATCAAAGCCTTCCTTTTGCAGGAGGGACTCAGTCAGGATTGA